In the genome of Deltaproteobacteria bacterium HGW-Deltaproteobacteria-18, one region contains:
- a CDS encoding resolvase — MVQHSGKFVSYLRVSTAKQEESGLGIEAQRKAVLDFLNGGNWELLAEYMETESGKKNDRLKLAKALDHCRITGATLVIAKLDRLSRNARILLGLQEAGVKFVAADMPTANELTVGIMALVAQEERKAISARTKAALAAAKERGVKLGCPNGAAHLRQYGNEMGVEAIKRGAYERASKLAGVVKEIQEAGATSLREIAEELNRRSITTARGGAWHASSVRNLLARVTGEAS; from the coding sequence ATGGTTCAGCACAGCGGGAAGTTCGTCTCTTACCTGCGAGTATCCACCGCCAAGCAAGAGGAGTCGGGGCTTGGGATTGAGGCCCAAAGGAAAGCCGTCCTTGATTTCCTGAATGGCGGGAACTGGGAACTCCTGGCCGAGTACATGGAAACCGAGAGCGGCAAGAAGAACGACAGACTCAAACTGGCCAAGGCTCTGGATCACTGCCGGATCACAGGCGCTACCTTGGTCATAGCCAAGCTGGACCGCCTGTCACGCAATGCTCGCATCCTGCTCGGCCTTCAGGAGGCTGGCGTGAAATTCGTGGCTGCGGACATGCCCACCGCCAACGAGCTTACGGTGGGCATCATGGCGTTGGTCGCCCAGGAAGAACGGAAGGCCATCTCGGCTAGGACCAAGGCAGCTCTTGCTGCCGCCAAGGAACGAGGCGTGAAGTTGGGGTGTCCGAATGGAGCTGCTCATCTTCGCCAGTACGGAAATGAGATGGGAGTTGAGGCCATCAAACGGGGAGCCTATGAACGGGCCTCGAAGTTGGCCGGAGTGGTCAAAGAGATTCAGGAGGCCGGGGCTACCAGCTTGCGGGAGATTGCCGAGGAACTGAACCGGAGGAGCATCACCACAGCAAGGGGCGGGGCCTGGCATGCGTCCAGCGTGAGGAACCTACTGGCCAGGGTCACAGGGGAGGCCAGCTAG
- a CDS encoding homoserine dehydrogenase: MKDSVIHLGLAGLGTVGSGLIKIIQENNDWIERRLGKTLKVKTIMVRDLDKPRNVIPSPDTTFTTSMDDLINDPEIDIIVELAGGIEFPRTLITRTLGSGKSVVTANKALLAEHGPELFELAASKNLGLYYEASVAGGIPIIQTLKESLAGNRIKALTGILNGTANFIMSEMSEKGEDFATVLGKAQAKGYAEADPTLDIEGIDAAHKLVILIRLAYGLDYPMSKLTVEGISKVEQFDIILAKEFGYRLKLLAQVRDKSGMLHAGVYPALLRQDHILAKVDGPFNSILLEGNAVGPVMLYGQGAGDLPTGSAVLADILALARTNCVPNNTGFLEARLPHAQILAPELTVFRHYFRFTVVDRPGVMASIAGVMGEYNISIAQVVQRQYAPNDGVPIVFISHSAQMQNVTAALDTIKKFSFVLDPPVHYRII, translated from the coding sequence TTGAAAGACTCTGTCATCCATCTCGGCTTGGCCGGCCTTGGCACCGTAGGTTCCGGGCTCATAAAGATCATCCAGGAGAATAACGACTGGATCGAACGCAGACTGGGTAAAACGCTGAAGGTCAAAACCATCATGGTCCGCGACCTGGACAAACCCAGAAACGTCATCCCATCCCCGGACACGACCTTCACCACCAGCATGGACGATCTGATAAACGATCCGGAAATCGACATCATCGTCGAGCTGGCCGGTGGCATCGAATTTCCGCGAACCCTGATCACCCGGACCCTCGGCAGCGGCAAATCCGTGGTCACAGCCAACAAGGCGCTTTTGGCCGAGCACGGTCCGGAGCTTTTCGAGTTGGCGGCCAGCAAAAACCTCGGACTCTATTACGAGGCCAGCGTCGCCGGCGGCATTCCCATCATCCAGACCCTCAAAGAGAGCCTGGCCGGCAACCGCATCAAGGCGCTGACCGGCATACTGAACGGCACGGCCAACTTCATCATGTCCGAAATGTCCGAAAAGGGTGAGGATTTCGCCACGGTGCTGGGCAAGGCGCAGGCCAAGGGCTACGCTGAAGCCGATCCGACTTTGGACATCGAAGGCATCGACGCGGCCCACAAGCTGGTCATCCTCATCCGGCTGGCCTACGGCCTGGACTACCCCATGAGCAAGCTCACGGTGGAAGGCATCTCCAAGGTCGAGCAGTTCGACATCATCCTGGCCAAGGAATTCGGGTACCGCCTGAAGCTCCTGGCACAGGTCCGCGACAAGTCCGGCATGCTGCATGCCGGGGTCTACCCGGCCCTTCTGCGCCAGGACCACATTCTGGCCAAGGTCGACGGCCCGTTCAATTCCATACTGCTCGAAGGCAACGCCGTGGGACCAGTCATGCTCTATGGACAGGGCGCGGGTGACCTGCCCACCGGCAGCGCCGTGCTGGCCGACATCCTGGCCCTGGCCCGCACCAACTGCGTGCCCAACAACACGGGCTTCCTGGAAGCCAGGCTGCCTCATGCGCAGATTCTGGCTCCCGAACTGACCGTGTTCCGCCACTATTTCCGATTCACGGTGGTTGACCGCCCCGGCGTCATGGCCTCCATCGCAGGCGTCATGGGCGAGTACAACATCAGCATCGCCCAGGTCGTGCAGCGCCAGTACGCACCCAATGACGGGGTTCCGATCGTTTTCATCAGTCACTCCGCACAGATGCAAAATGTTACCGCAGCCCTGGACACCATCAAGAAATTCAGCTTTGTGCTCGATCCGCCGGTGCACTACAGGATCATCTGA
- a CDS encoding cofactor-independent phosphoglycerate mutase, with translation MSKIVFLVADGMAGWPLDILGGRTTLHAASTPTLDLLAPKSRCGLCQTVPHGMPPGSDVANMSLLGYDPRIHHTGRGPIEAAAQGLTLGRDDLVWRMNLVRLTHLTDEGVMQDYSSGHISTDTAAPLIARLAEMAEDGPFEPVQGIQYRHLLVQRDGALTKAAELPIRPPHDILDQNIAQDLKAYATFPEMLAFMRAAHEYLRGDTTSKATSIWPWGQGRPLALPAFTDSFGLRGAVVSAVDLVKGLGRAAGMDVLEVKDANGLIDTNYEGKVEAALNFLKHGDFVYLHVEAPDECGHMGDAELKKRAIELFDQRIVAPVLAALAHEDATIVVTCDHFTPVVRRTHTEDAVPFLVYRTLDPKADGPDVFNEDTAQGTGLFLPEGRDLLTFCLEQGA, from the coding sequence ATGTCAAAAATCGTTTTTCTGGTTGCCGACGGCATGGCCGGGTGGCCCCTGGACATCCTGGGAGGGCGCACCACCCTGCATGCCGCAAGCACCCCGACGCTTGACCTTCTGGCTCCCAAATCCCGTTGCGGCCTGTGCCAGACAGTTCCTCATGGCATGCCCCCGGGCTCCGACGTGGCCAACATGAGTCTGCTGGGCTACGACCCGCGAATTCATCATACCGGACGCGGTCCCATCGAGGCCGCCGCTCAGGGACTGACCCTGGGCCGGGATGATCTGGTCTGGCGCATGAACCTGGTCCGTTTGACCCACCTCACGGATGAAGGGGTGATGCAGGACTATTCCTCCGGCCACATCAGCACCGACACGGCCGCCCCCCTGATCGCCCGGTTGGCCGAGATGGCCGAGGACGGTCCTTTTGAGCCTGTCCAGGGCATCCAGTACCGTCATCTTCTGGTGCAAAGAGACGGCGCGCTGACCAAAGCGGCAGAGCTGCCCATCCGCCCCCCCCACGACATCCTGGACCAGAACATCGCCCAGGACCTCAAGGCCTATGCCACCTTTCCGGAAATGCTCGCATTCATGCGGGCGGCTCACGAATATCTGCGCGGCGACACGACCTCCAAAGCCACATCGATCTGGCCATGGGGACAGGGACGACCGCTGGCCCTGCCCGCTTTTACCGACAGCTTCGGCCTGCGCGGAGCTGTGGTCTCGGCCGTGGACCTGGTCAAGGGGCTGGGCCGGGCAGCGGGCATGGACGTGCTGGAGGTCAAGGACGCAAACGGCCTCATTGACACCAATTACGAAGGCAAGGTCGAGGCTGCGCTGAATTTTCTGAAGCACGGCGATTTTGTCTACCTGCACGTTGAAGCCCCGGACGAGTGCGGACACATGGGAGACGCGGAACTGAAAAAGCGCGCCATCGAGCTTTTCGACCAGCGCATCGTGGCGCCGGTGCTGGCGGCTCTTGCTCATGAGGATGCCACCATCGTGGTCACCTGCGATCATTTCACCCCCGTCGTCCGGCGGACGCACACCGAGGACGCAGTGCCCTTCCTGGTCTACAGAACGCTGGATCCAAAAGCCGACGGACCCGACGTCTTCAATGAAGACACGGCGCAAGGCACGGGCCTTTTCCTCCCTGAGGGCCGCGACCTGCTGACCTTCTGCCTGGAACAAGGCGCATGA
- a CDS encoding thioesterase: protein MKTVFPQPSCWLAHRVSYGETDAMGVVYYANYLHLFERGRGELIRGLGFSYSTVEERGIFLPVREATCRYLAPARYDEIIHIRTGLAGQSRASLNFAYEITNADQSTVLTRGSTQHAVVNAQGKPVRIPDWLSALFG from the coding sequence ATGAAGACGGTCTTTCCACAGCCCTCGTGCTGGCTCGCCCACCGAGTCTCCTACGGCGAAACCGACGCCATGGGCGTGGTCTATTACGCAAATTATCTACACCTCTTCGAACGCGGCCGGGGAGAGCTGATCCGTGGCCTTGGGTTCAGCTACTCAACCGTGGAGGAGCGCGGCATCTTCCTGCCGGTGCGCGAAGCCACGTGCCGCTATCTCGCTCCCGCACGCTACGACGAGATCATCCATATCCGCACCGGTTTGGCCGGTCAGTCGCGAGCCAGCCTCAACTTTGCTTATGAAATCACCAATGCGGACCAAAGCACGGTCCTGACCCGCGGGTCGACCCAGCACGCAGTGGTCAATGCCCAAGGCAAGCCGGTCCGTATTCCGGATTGGCTCTCGGCCCTGTTCGGCTAG
- a CDS encoding amidohydrolase has product MIDCHTHVFPPKIAPRLAAAIGRDLGLSPAGDGSAEDLLKHLDRAGLSHALCFTAALRPDQMIPANSWMLSLRRTHSRLIPLGTVHPDHPAWESELDRLERNGIRGLKIHPDLCGIGLDSPRWNPVWEAAQGRFLIMIHMGPVREGGTTLSRPRELAMILEHFPGLEVIAAHLGGLYLWEETLAHLAGRNLYMDTSCCPGVVPASTFEAILKRHDPARILFGSDYPLFSPDEQMSALTRLLTRIDMPAEMVIGNGAILAKRLQTSGFPDLAPTPGH; this is encoded by the coding sequence ATGATCGACTGCCACACCCATGTGTTCCCTCCGAAAATAGCGCCCAGACTTGCCGCAGCAATTGGGCGGGACCTCGGGCTGAGTCCGGCCGGAGACGGCTCGGCCGAGGATCTTCTCAAGCACCTGGACCGCGCCGGCCTGTCCCATGCGCTCTGCTTCACCGCCGCCCTGCGCCCCGACCAGATGATTCCGGCCAACTCCTGGATGCTTTCCCTGCGCCGCACGCACTCCCGGCTCATTCCCCTGGGCACTGTCCACCCGGACCATCCGGCCTGGGAGTCAGAACTGGACCGCCTGGAAAGAAACGGCATCCGGGGCCTCAAAATCCACCCCGACCTCTGCGGCATCGGGCTGGACTCTCCCCGATGGAACCCTGTCTGGGAAGCGGCGCAGGGGCGCTTTTTGATCATGATCCACATGGGTCCGGTCAGGGAAGGAGGCACGACCCTGTCCCGCCCACGCGAACTGGCCATGATTTTGGAACATTTCCCGGGCCTTGAGGTCATCGCCGCGCATCTGGGCGGACTCTACCTCTGGGAAGAGACCCTCGCCCATCTCGCGGGGCGTAATTTATATATGGATACGTCCTGCTGTCCGGGAGTGGTCCCGGCTTCGACATTCGAGGCAATCCTGAAGCGACACGATCCCGCGCGAATTCTCTTCGGCAGCGACTACCCCCTCTTCAGCCCGGACGAGCAAATGAGCGCCCTGACCCGGCTTTTGACGCGCATCGACATGCCGGCTGAAATGGTCATCGGGAACGGGGCAATCCTGGCGAAGAGACTCCAAACCAGCGGATTTCCAGATCTAGCGCCAACTCCCGGGCATTGA
- the lysS gene encoding lysine--tRNA ligase: MTKDQTNAPSEKQLLRHRKEKAQFLLDAGIPLYPNDFRRSAEIGDVLEAHGEKDESVLEQEGLTFALSGRIMAHRSFGKATFFHLQDTSGKIQVYAQRDDLGVEQYGVFKKFEIGDIVGVTGSLFRTKTGELTVKSSEVRLLSKSMRPLPEKYHGLKDVETRYRQRYVDLLVNDRARDIFRKRTAIVQFIRDFLNERRFLEVETPMMQPIAGGATAKPFRTHHNALDMDLFLRIAPELYLKRLLVGGFDRVYEINRNFRNEGIDTRHNPEFTMIEFYWAYATFVDLMDLTQELLCALAKSVCGTHLVEYQGNIIDLQDGWVRMPFHQSLETIGGVSPEIYLDYDKCKDLAQKLGETVHPKEKLGKLQAKLFDNLVEPKLIQPHFIYHYPTDISPLSRKNDQNPEITDRFELFICGQEMANAFSELNDPYDQKDRFEEQVREKAAGDDEAHAMDEDYIRALEYGMPPAAGQGIGIDRLVMLLTDSPSIREVILFPLLRPEIAG; the protein is encoded by the coding sequence TTGACAAAAGACCAGACCAATGCCCCAAGCGAAAAGCAGCTGCTGCGCCACCGCAAGGAAAAGGCGCAATTCCTGCTTGATGCGGGCATCCCTTTATATCCCAATGATTTTCGCCGCTCCGCGGAAATTGGCGACGTTCTCGAGGCGCACGGCGAAAAGGACGAGAGCGTCCTTGAACAGGAAGGCCTGACCTTTGCCCTGAGCGGCCGGATCATGGCTCATCGCTCCTTTGGCAAGGCGACTTTTTTCCATCTTCAGGACACCAGCGGCAAGATTCAGGTTTACGCCCAGCGTGACGACCTGGGAGTTGAACAGTACGGCGTATTCAAGAAATTCGAAATCGGCGACATCGTCGGCGTCACCGGCTCCCTTTTTCGCACCAAGACCGGAGAGTTGACCGTCAAATCCTCCGAGGTCCGCCTGCTCTCCAAATCCATGCGTCCGCTGCCTGAAAAATACCACGGCCTGAAGGATGTCGAAACGCGATATCGGCAGCGCTACGTGGATCTGCTGGTCAACGACCGCGCTCGCGACATCTTCCGCAAGCGCACGGCCATCGTGCAGTTCATCCGCGATTTTTTGAACGAACGCAGGTTCCTGGAAGTCGAGACGCCCATGATGCAGCCCATCGCCGGCGGCGCCACGGCCAAGCCCTTCCGCACGCACCACAACGCCCTGGACATGGACCTTTTCCTGCGCATCGCTCCCGAGCTTTACCTCAAGCGCCTGCTTGTGGGCGGATTTGACCGGGTCTACGAGATCAACCGCAATTTCCGCAACGAAGGCATCGACACCCGTCACAACCCAGAATTCACCATGATCGAATTCTACTGGGCGTATGCGACCTTCGTAGACCTCATGGACCTGACCCAGGAACTCCTTTGCGCCCTGGCCAAGTCCGTCTGCGGAACCCATCTGGTTGAATATCAGGGCAATATCATCGACCTTCAGGACGGCTGGGTGCGCATGCCCTTTCACCAGTCCCTGGAAACAATCGGCGGCGTATCCCCGGAAATCTACCTCGATTACGACAAATGCAAGGATCTGGCCCAGAAACTGGGTGAAACCGTGCATCCCAAGGAAAAGCTTGGCAAACTCCAGGCCAAGCTCTTTGACAACCTGGTCGAGCCCAAGCTGATCCAGCCCCATTTCATTTATCACTACCCGACAGACATATCCCCCCTGTCCCGCAAGAACGACCAGAATCCCGAAATCACGGATCGATTCGAGCTGTTCATCTGCGGACAGGAGATGGCCAACGCCTTTTCCGAACTCAACGATCCGTATGACCAGAAAGATCGCTTCGAGGAACAGGTTCGGGAAAAAGCCGCTGGTGACGACGAGGCTCACGCCATGGACGAAGACTACATCCGCGCCCTGGAATACGGCATGCCCCCGGCTGCCGGACAGGGTATCGGCATTGACCGGCTGGTCATGCTGCTGACGGACTCTCCGTCCATCCGTGAAGTCATCCTCTTCCCGCTGCTACGGCCCGAAATCGCCGGATAG
- a CDS encoding lipoprotein-releasing system transmembrane subunit LolC: MHFELFVSLRYLLARRKQAFISVISLISVLGVAIGVASLIVVLGVMNGFSDNLRDKILGINSHLILGSVKQTIGDYDRLVQKSLKVDGVVAATPFIYYEVMLSTPAGVKGVVLRGVNPQSAGTVLSVEKDLINGSLADLADTGDIPGIVIGKELASRLGLAIGSRVSLLAPSGKKSAAGFSPKIVFFNVVGIFSSGMFEYDSSLAFVSIPEAQKILGFDGDLVTGIEYKVSDIDGVQKIGEALVRALGGFPLYSRNWIEMNQNLFAALKLEKTAMAVILIMIVLVGSFSIITTLVMMVMEKTKDIAVLMALGATPPQIRNIFILQGSLIGAVGTSIGFGLGLAICSLLEKYQFIKLPADVYYLDHLPVKIELLDMSLIAIAAMALCFLATLYPARQAAKMLPTEALRYA, encoded by the coding sequence ATGCACTTTGAATTGTTCGTTTCCCTGCGGTATCTCCTGGCCCGGCGCAAGCAGGCCTTCATTTCCGTCATCTCGCTCATCTCCGTGCTGGGCGTGGCCATTGGCGTGGCCTCGCTGATCGTGGTCCTCGGGGTCATGAACGGCTTCAGCGACAACCTGCGCGACAAGATTCTGGGCATCAACTCCCACCTTATCCTCGGCTCGGTCAAACAGACCATCGGCGATTATGATCGTCTTGTGCAAAAAAGCCTGAAGGTCGACGGCGTCGTCGCCGCCACGCCGTTCATCTACTACGAGGTCATGCTCTCCACACCCGCGGGGGTCAAAGGCGTCGTGCTGCGCGGCGTGAACCCGCAAAGTGCCGGGACAGTCCTGTCCGTCGAAAAGGACCTGATCAACGGCAGCCTTGCAGACCTCGCCGACACAGGCGACATCCCGGGCATCGTCATCGGCAAGGAGCTCGCGTCACGGCTGGGCCTTGCCATCGGCAGCAGGGTCAGCCTGCTCGCCCCGAGCGGGAAAAAATCCGCCGCCGGGTTTTCTCCGAAGATCGTTTTTTTCAACGTTGTCGGCATCTTCAGTTCGGGCATGTTCGAATACGATTCCTCCCTGGCCTTCGTATCCATTCCCGAAGCCCAGAAAATCCTGGGCTTTGATGGAGATCTCGTGACCGGGATCGAATACAAGGTCTCGGACATAGACGGCGTGCAGAAGATCGGGGAAGCGCTGGTCCGGGCCCTGGGCGGATTTCCCCTTTATTCGCGCAACTGGATAGAGATGAACCAGAACCTCTTTGCGGCGCTGAAGCTTGAAAAGACGGCCATGGCTGTCATTTTGATCATGATCGTGCTGGTTGGCTCCTTCTCCATCATCACCACCCTGGTCATGATGGTCATGGAAAAAACCAAGGACATCGCCGTGCTCATGGCGCTTGGCGCAACCCCCCCGCAAATCCGCAACATCTTCATTCTACAGGGTTCGCTCATAGGCGCCGTGGGAACGAGCATCGGATTTGGGCTGGGACTTGCGATCTGCTCCCTGCTCGAAAAATACCAGTTCATCAAACTTCCTGCGGATGTCTATTATCTGGATCATCTGCCCGTGAAAATAGAGCTCCTCGACATGTCCCTCATCGCCATCGCGGCCATGGCGCTGTGCTTTCTGGCCACGTTGTACCCGGCCCGCCAGGCCGCCAAAATGCTCCCCACCGAGGCGCTGCGCTATGCGTGA
- a CDS encoding ABC transporter ATP-binding protein produces the protein MREVYRLQGVGKAYEQGEETITVLSGVDLTVLSGDSLAIVGASGSGKSTLLQLMGTLDVPSSGSILFNGADISTLGWKERARIRNRNMGFVFQFHHLLPEFSTRENVAMPGIIGGVARGQALEKADAALSRVGLAHRRHHRVTTLSGGERQRAAIARAILLEPAVVLADEPTGNLDERTGREVNDLLLHLNKDQGVTLVVVTHNAELAQCMHRTLELRSGELYET, from the coding sequence ATGCGTGAAGTCTATCGCCTGCAAGGCGTCGGCAAAGCCTACGAACAGGGTGAGGAAACCATCACCGTCCTTTCCGGTGTCGACCTGACCGTGCTCAGCGGAGATTCCCTGGCCATTGTCGGGGCCTCGGGGTCCGGCAAAAGCACGCTGTTGCAACTCATGGGCACGCTGGATGTACCCTCGAGCGGCTCCATCCTGTTCAACGGAGCGGACATCTCGACCCTTGGCTGGAAAGAACGGGCCCGCATCCGCAACAGGAACATGGGCTTTGTTTTTCAATTCCATCACCTGCTCCCCGAGTTCTCGACACGCGAAAACGTGGCCATGCCTGGCATCATCGGCGGCGTGGCCCGAGGTCAGGCCCTGGAAAAGGCCGACGCGGCGCTGTCCAGGGTGGGGCTTGCGCATCGACGCCATCACAGGGTAACCACCCTGTCCGGGGGAGAGAGACAAAGGGCGGCCATCGCCCGGGCCATTCTGCTCGAACCCGCCGTGGTGCTTGCCGACGAACCTACCGGGAACCTCGATGAACGGACAGGTCGGGAAGTCAACGATCTTTTATTGCATCTGAACAAGGATCAGGGAGTCACCCTGGTCGTCGTTACCCACAATGCTGAACTTGCCCAATGCATGCACCGCACATTGGAGCTGCGTTCCGGAGAATTGTATGAAACGTAA
- the bamA gene encoding outer membrane protein assembly factor BamA has protein sequence MKRNALLCLIVLLSLFSAHPGLAEPAKKVIVLPFAVNAAPDLAYLEESLPKLLQDRLTAMGLEVIPQEETMRLLQEQQVEYLDLGVARDMALLSGAAYAVYGSFSQVGETISIDTRLVEAFGVREPKPFFVVKEGVINILPAVEETAAKIQTGVQQKDRIASIDVRGNEILDDDVVLMRLKIQPGDVYDPKAVNTELKSLYELGYFDDIAIVLEDTSEGKLLIINVKEKPLISAISVEGAEELDADDLLATIATKTGAVLNPRVLADDMGKIRELYRKDGFYNAEIDYTLTQADAKRARLNIIVKEGKKLYVTDIVIQGAKQLDPSDLKDELALTERGMFSWITGTGVLREEILDRDAAALEAYYGNRGFLNAKVGQPEVSYMDDGIVVTFQVEEGDRYTVASVKYEGEMIATPEDLNNVIAFDELASEKEFFDRSVLRSDLQKLVEHYSNFGYAFAEADVNMARNEEEKTLDITYILSKGNKISINRVLIEGNTKTRDNVIRREMRLVDGDLFDGSLLRRSNARLNRLDFFETVEITPEPTANPSALNLRVKVKEKPTGQFSAGVGYSSYSQVFFSGQVLERNLFGMGYQLGFKGTISSKSADYTATFWNPHYDDTDLGVGMSLYNAMNEYSDYDKQSMGAKLLFGYPLGEYTNLSWNYRLERYTIEDIDDDADKVIKDIEGQNWASALYASIKRDTTDRRINPSKGITHQFSVEYAGGLIGGDDDFVKYIADANHYFPIFLETIIHLHAQAGYVMENGSDRIPPFERFYLGGMNSVRGYKERTISPVYDNQEGQDGYDEGDEKGGNKSFFFNAEYLVPLHKEMGIVGLLFFDAGKTWDDDESVDMDLYKSVGAGVRWYSPLGPLRLEYGYPLDTVEVDDDRKGRFEFSVGQFF, from the coding sequence ATGAAACGTAATGCCCTCCTGTGTCTGATCGTCCTCCTGAGTCTCTTCAGTGCCCATCCCGGGCTTGCCGAACCGGCGAAAAAGGTCATCGTGCTGCCGTTTGCCGTGAACGCGGCGCCGGACCTGGCCTATCTAGAAGAGAGCCTGCCCAAGCTGCTTCAGGATCGCCTGACGGCCATGGGGCTGGAGGTGATCCCGCAAGAGGAAACCATGCGCCTCCTGCAGGAACAGCAGGTCGAGTATCTGGACCTTGGAGTCGCCAGGGACATGGCGCTACTCTCCGGGGCAGCTTACGCCGTATACGGCAGCTTCAGTCAGGTCGGCGAGACCATCAGCATCGACACCCGGCTTGTGGAGGCCTTCGGCGTCCGTGAGCCGAAACCGTTTTTCGTGGTCAAGGAAGGCGTGATCAACATCCTGCCAGCCGTTGAAGAAACCGCTGCCAAGATCCAGACCGGCGTGCAGCAAAAGGATCGGATCGCGTCCATTGACGTGCGCGGAAACGAAATCCTCGATGACGACGTGGTGCTCATGCGGCTCAAGATCCAGCCCGGCGACGTCTACGATCCCAAAGCCGTCAACACGGAGCTCAAGAGCCTCTACGAACTTGGATATTTCGACGACATTGCCATCGTTTTGGAAGACACTTCCGAAGGCAAGCTCCTGATCATAAACGTCAAGGAAAAACCGCTCATCTCGGCCATCAGTGTCGAAGGAGCGGAGGAACTTGACGCCGACGACCTGCTGGCCACCATCGCCACCAAGACCGGCGCGGTGCTCAATCCACGGGTTCTGGCTGACGACATGGGCAAGATACGCGAGCTGTACCGCAAGGACGGCTTCTACAACGCCGAGATCGACTACACCCTGACTCAGGCCGACGCCAAGCGCGCTCGGCTCAACATCATTGTCAAGGAAGGCAAGAAGCTCTACGTGACGGACATCGTCATCCAGGGTGCCAAACAGCTCGACCCCTCCGATCTCAAGGACGAACTGGCCTTGACCGAACGCGGCATGTTTTCCTGGATAACGGGGACGGGTGTACTGCGGGAAGAAATCCTGGACCGCGATGCGGCCGCCCTGGAAGCCTATTATGGCAACCGCGGCTTTTTGAACGCCAAGGTAGGCCAGCCTGAAGTCAGTTATATGGATGACGGCATCGTCGTCACCTTCCAGGTCGAGGAAGGCGATCGCTACACGGTGGCCTCCGTCAAATATGAAGGCGAGATGATCGCCACCCCCGAAGACCTGAACAACGTCATCGCCTTCGACGAACTGGCCAGCGAGAAAGAATTTTTCGACAGGTCAGTCCTGCGCTCCGACCTCCAGAAACTCGTGGAGCACTACTCCAATTTCGGATATGCCTTTGCGGAAGCCGACGTGAACATGGCACGCAACGAGGAAGAAAAGACGCTGGACATCACGTACATATTGTCCAAGGGGAACAAGATCTCCATCAACCGTGTCCTGATCGAGGGCAACACCAAGACCAGGGACAACGTCATCCGCCGCGAGATGCGACTGGTCGACGGCGACCTCTTTGACGGTTCCCTGCTGCGCAGATCCAATGCCCGACTCAACAGGCTCGATTTCTTCGAGACCGTCGAGATCACCCCGGAACCCACGGCCAACCCCAGCGCCCTCAACCTGCGCGTCAAGGTCAAGGAGAAACCCACGGGACAGTTCTCCGCCGGCGTGGGATATTCCAGCTATTCACAGGTTTTCTTCTCGGGCCAGGTGCTGGAGCGCAATCTTTTCGGCATGGGCTACCAGCTTGGATTCAAAGGCACCATCAGTTCAAAATCCGCCGACTACACCGCCACATTCTGGAACCCCCATTACGACGACACGGACCTGGGAGTTGGCATGAGTCTCTACAACGCGATGAACGAGTATTCCGATTACGACAAGCAGTCCATGGGCGCCAAACTGCTCTTCGGATACCCGCTTGGGGAATATACCAACCTGTCCTGGAATTACCGGCTTGAGCGCTACACGATCGAGGACATTGACGATGACGCGGACAAGGTCATCAAAGACATCGAAGGACAGAACTGGGCCAGTGCGCTGTATGCATCCATCAAGCGCGACACGACGGACAGACGCATAAACCCCAGCAAGGGCATCACCCACCAGTTCTCGGTTGAATACGCCGGCGGGCTGATTGGCGGCGATGACGATTTCGTCAAGTACATTGCCGACGCCAACCATTATTTTCCGATCTTCCTTGAAACCATCATCCACCTGCACGCACAGGCCGGATACGTGATGGAGAACGGTAGCGACCGCATTCCGCCATTCGAGCGCTTCTATCTTGGGGGCATGAATTCGGTTCGCGGCTACAAGGAGAGAACCATCTCACCCGTCTACGACAATCAGGAAGGCCAGGACGGCTACGATGAAGGTGACGAGAAAGGCGGAAACAAGAGCTTCTTCTTCAACGCTGAATATCTTGTGCCGCTGCACAAGGAGATGGGCATCGTGGGACTGCTCTTCTTCGATGCCGGCAAGACCTGGGATGATGACGAATCTGTTGACATGGACCTTTACAAGAGCGTCGGCGCCGGCGTGCGCTGGTACTCGCCTCTGGGTCCGCTGCGTCTTGAGTATGGCTACCCTCTGGACACGGTCGAAGTTGATGATGATAGAAAAGGCCGCTTTGAATTTTCAGTTGGACAGTTCTTTTAA